One genomic window of Enoplosus armatus isolate fEnoArm2 chromosome 19, fEnoArm2.hap1, whole genome shotgun sequence includes the following:
- the acot20 gene encoding acyl-coenzyme A thioesterase 1: MAYSQIRLKILPSVRCLFDKLVQVKVEGLAPHKPVELRSKLVDDRGVTFKASALYKADETGEVDVCRAPSLGGSYTGVEPMGLFWAMAPETPHSKLLKKNVLSPSLVEIEALSGDTGELLTSETNERGYMTEGMKRIPVQEGRIRGVLFVPPGKGPFPGIVDLYTFGGRLTEPRSSLLANKGYAVLALAYYGYQDLPKNPEKLDLEYFEEAVTYLRRHPEVKGPGIGIISISHSGGLALSMSSFLSGISATVCINACIANTVIPLHYKDIVIPPLPPVIKNVKFTDSGLVDIRDVLPDPSLEKNRASLFPVERASCQFLFAVSEDDHNWNSALYAKQAAATLRNHGKESFKVVTYPKAGHFLEVPHMPYCPSGFHAAVGRPVVFGGEPKAHSEAQLDLWERVQEFFKSHLDNKSTC; encoded by the exons ATGGCTTACTCACAGATCCGCCTGAAAATCCTCCCCAGCGTTCGTTGTCTCTTCGATAAACTGGTGCAGGTAAAAGTAGAGGGACTAGCTCCTCACAAACCAGTTGAACTGAGGTCCAAACTAGTTGATGACAGAGGAGTGACTTTCAAGGCTTCTGCCTTGTACAAGGCAGATGAAACTGGCGAGGTTGATGTCTGCCGCGCACCCTCTCTGGGAGGAAGTTACACCGGGGTGGAGCCGATGGGTTTGTTTTGGGCCATGGCACCAGAGACTCCACACAGTAAACTCCTGAAGAAGAATGTGCTCAGCCCATCACTGGTGGAGATAGAAGCACTGAGTGGAGACACTGGTGAGCTCTTAACCTCTGAAACCAACGAGAGAGGATACATGACAGAGGGGATGAAGAGAATACCTGTGCAAGAGGGAAGAATACGAGGAGTACTCTTTGTACCACCAG GAAAGGGTCCATTCCCAGGAATAGTAGATCTGTACACATTTGGTGGAAGACTTACTGAGCCCAGATCCAGCCTCCTGGCAAATAAAGGTTATGCTGTTCTGGCACTGGCCTATTATGGTTATCAGGATTTACCCAAAAACCCTGAGAAGTTGGATTTGGAGTACTTTGAAGAGGCTGTAACATATCTGAGGAGACACCCAGAG GTTAAAGGTCCTGGGATTGGCATCATATCGATCTCTCACAGTGGCGGTTTGGCTTTGTCGATGTCATCTTTCCTCTCTGGGATCTCAGCGACCGTCTGTATTAACGCCTGCATTGCAAATACAGTGATTCCCTTACACTACAAAGACATTGTTATACCTCCGCTTCCCCCTGTCATCAAGAATGTTAAATTCACAGACTCTGGGCTCGTAGATATACGCGATGTCTTACCGGACCCTTCCTTGGAAAAGAACAGGGCGTCATTGTTTCCAGTTGAACGTGCCAGCTGCCAGTTCCTGTTCGCTGTTTCTGAAGATGATCACAACTGGAACAGTGCTTTATATGCCAAGCAGGCTGCTGCAACGCTGAGAAATCACGGCAAAGAGTCCTTTAAGGTGGTAACATACCCCAAAGCGGGACACTTTTTGGAAGTCCCTCACATGCCTTATTGTCCGTCTGGGTTTCATGCAGCAGTAGGGCGTCCTGTGGTGTTTGGTGGGGAGCCAAAAGCCCACTCTGAGGCTCAGCTGGACCTGTGGGAAAGAGTCCAGGAGTTCTTCAAGAGCCACTTGGACAACAAGAGCACTTGTTAG